One genomic region from Prevotella sp. Rep29 encodes:
- a CDS encoding D-2-hydroxyacid dehydrogenase, which produces MKIVVLDGYGMNPGDLSWDAMNALGELTVYDRTAPADVAERAKEADIVLTNKVVLDKSKIQALPKLKYIGVLATGYNVVDTAFARERGIAVTNIPAYSTESVVQMTFAHILNVMNRVGHYAEQNSHGRWSSNPDFCYWDTPLPELAGKTIGIVGLGNIGHRVACVARAFGMDVFACTSKNASELPEGIQKTTLEGLLGISDILTLHCPLTDSTREIINKESLAKMKQGAILINTGRGPLVNEQDVAEALHSGQLGAYGADVMCQEPPEADNPLLSAPNAFLTPHVAWATYEARVRLMDIATANVKAFIEGKPVNVVNS; this is translated from the coding sequence ATGAAAATCGTAGTTTTAGACGGATACGGAATGAACCCGGGCGACCTCTCGTGGGATGCGATGAACGCGCTGGGTGAACTGACGGTATATGACAGGACTGCCCCCGCAGATGTCGCAGAACGGGCAAAGGAAGCAGATATCGTGTTGACAAACAAGGTGGTGCTTGATAAAAGTAAAATACAGGCATTGCCGAAACTCAAGTATATCGGTGTGCTCGCCACGGGCTATAACGTGGTTGACACGGCGTTCGCACGCGAACGAGGCATCGCCGTGACCAATATTCCGGCTTACAGCACGGAGAGTGTGGTGCAGATGACTTTCGCCCATATCCTGAACGTGATGAATCGGGTGGGACATTATGCGGAACAGAACAGTCATGGCAGATGGAGCAGCAATCCGGACTTCTGCTATTGGGACACGCCACTTCCCGAACTGGCAGGGAAAACCATCGGTATCGTCGGGCTGGGCAATATCGGTCATCGGGTGGCGTGTGTTGCACGGGCATTCGGCATGGACGTGTTCGCTTGTACGAGCAAAAATGCGAGTGAATTGCCGGAAGGCATACAGAAGACAACGCTCGAAGGTCTTTTAGGCATCAGCGACATCCTGACCCTCCATTGTCCGTTGACAGACTCCACCCGTGAGATAATCAACAAGGAGTCACTTGCGAAAATGAAGCAGGGAGCCATCCTCATCAATACCGGCAGGGGACCGCTGGTCAATGAGCAGGATGTGGCGGAGGCACTTCACAGCGGACAGTTGGGCGCTTACGGTGCAGACGTCATGTGTCAGGAACCGCCGGAGGCAGACAATCCCTTGCTTTCGGCTCCCAATGCGTTTCTCACTCCGCATGTGGCGTGGGCAACCTATGAGGCACGCGTCCGCCTGATGGATATCGCCACCGCCAACGTGAAGGCATTCATCGAGGGAAAACCCGTCAATGTGGTGAATTCTTAG
- a CDS encoding NAD(P)-dependent oxidoreductase — MKVLVATEKPFAAVAIDGIRKEIEGAGHELVLLEKYTEKAQLLDAVKDVNAMIIRSDKVDAEVLDAAKELKVVVRAGAGFDNIDLAAATAHNVVAENTPGQNSNAVAELVFGMMVYAVRNMFNGKAGTELMGKKLGILAFGNVGRNVARIAKGFGMDVYAYDAYCPADVIEAAGVHAVANQDALFEQCDVVSLHIPATAETKESINYALVNKMKKGGVLVNTARKEVINEPELVKLMTEREDLKFVTDIKPDADADFAKFEGRYFATPKKMGAQTAEANINAGIAAAKQINAYFATGDTKFQVNK, encoded by the coding sequence ATGAAAGTATTAGTTGCAACTGAAAAGCCGTTTGCAGCAGTAGCTATCGACGGTATCAGAAAAGAAATTGAAGGTGCAGGACACGAACTCGTTCTGCTGGAGAAGTACACGGAAAAGGCTCAGCTCCTTGACGCCGTGAAAGACGTGAACGCCATGATTATCCGTTCGGACAAGGTGGACGCAGAAGTGTTGGACGCAGCAAAAGAACTGAAAGTGGTGGTTCGTGCCGGTGCAGGTTTCGATAACATCGACCTCGCAGCAGCCACAGCCCACAATGTGGTGGCAGAGAACACGCCGGGTCAGAACTCCAACGCTGTTGCCGAACTCGTTTTCGGTATGATGGTCTATGCAGTTCGCAATATGTTCAACGGCAAGGCAGGTACTGAGCTGATGGGTAAGAAACTCGGTATTCTCGCTTTCGGTAACGTCGGTCGTAACGTGGCACGCATCGCCAAAGGCTTCGGTATGGACGTATATGCTTACGACGCATATTGCCCAGCCGACGTGATTGAGGCTGCAGGTGTGCACGCCGTTGCCAATCAGGATGCGCTCTTCGAGCAGTGCGACGTGGTTTCTCTCCATATTCCCGCTACGGCAGAGACAAAAGAGAGCATCAACTACGCCCTCGTGAACAAGATGAAGAAGGGTGGCGTGCTCGTGAACACAGCCCGTAAAGAGGTTATCAACGAGCCTGAACTCGTGAAACTGATGACTGAGCGTGAGGACCTGAAGTTCGTTACCGACATCAAGCCCGATGCTGACGCAGACTTCGCTAAGTTCGAAGGACGCTACTTCGCAACACCGAAGAAGATGGGTGCTCAGACTGCAGAGGCAAATATCAATGCAGGTATTGCTGCTGCTAAGCAGATTAACGCTTACTTCGCTACGGGTGATACGAAGTTCCAGGTGAACAAATAA
- a CDS encoding MBL fold metallo-hydrolase produces the protein MLKFISFGSGSSGNCYYLFTEKDGLLIDIGMGMRSLKKRFQEYGLSLHNIHHVLITHDHADHIKSVGSISGDYHLPVYATEKVHKGITGNYCIHRNIQSEYVRYIEKGETVQLGDFKVTSFDVPHDSSENVGYQIECEGIVFCLMTDVGHVTEEMLQYISTANYLILEANYDEEMLRTGNYPPHLKVRIEGPSGHLSNKCCGEALVSAATPALRHVWLCHLSEENNHPELARKTVEQVLRSHGIIVGADFQLDVLKRKVPSGICELV, from the coding sequence ATGCTGAAATTTATATCGTTTGGAAGTGGAAGCAGCGGCAATTGCTACTATCTTTTCACGGAGAAGGACGGACTCTTAATAGATATTGGGATGGGGATGCGTAGCCTGAAGAAACGCTTTCAGGAGTACGGGCTTTCGCTCCATAATATCCATCACGTACTTATCACGCATGACCATGCTGACCACATTAAATCGGTCGGCAGCATCAGCGGTGACTATCATCTTCCTGTCTATGCGACGGAGAAAGTGCATAAGGGCATCACGGGAAACTATTGCATCCATCGCAATATACAGTCGGAATATGTGCGCTATATAGAGAAGGGAGAGACGGTGCAGCTCGGCGATTTCAAGGTTACGTCTTTTGACGTGCCGCACGATAGTTCGGAGAATGTTGGTTATCAGATTGAATGTGAGGGGATTGTGTTTTGCCTGATGACCGATGTCGGACATGTGACGGAGGAGATGTTGCAGTATATTTCAACAGCAAACTATCTGATTCTGGAGGCAAATTATGACGAAGAGATGTTGCGGACGGGAAATTACCCTCCCCATCTGAAGGTAAGGATAGAGGGACCGTCCGGCCATCTGAGCAATAAATGTTGTGGAGAGGCGCTCGTCAGTGCGGCTACTCCTGCGCTCCGCCATGTGTGGCTTTGTCATTTGAGCGAGGAAAACAATCATCCGGAACTGGCGCGCAAGACGGTAGAACAGGTCTTGCGTAGTCATGGCATTATCGTCGGTGCAGACTTTCAGCTCGATGTGCTGAAGCGGAAAGTGCCCAGCGGTATCTGTGAACTGGTATAG
- a CDS encoding replication-associated recombination protein A — protein sequence MSAPLAERMRPRTLEEYIGQQHLVGEGAVLRKMIDAGRISSFILWGPPGVGKTTLAQIIAHQLETPFYTLSAVTSGVKDVRDVIERAKSGRFFNQASPILFIDEIHRFSKSQQDSLLGAVEKGVVTLIGATTENPSFEVIRPLLSRCQLYVLKSLEKEDLMTLLERAVSTDVELKKRHIELKETAAMLRYSGGDARKLLNILELVVESAGEGDVVITDEMTVESLQQNPLAYDKDGEMHYDIISAFIKSIRGSDPDAALYWMARMIEGGEDPQFIARRLLISAAEDIGLANPNALLLANAAFDAVMKLGWPEGRIPLAEAVVYLAASPKSNSAYLGIDTALGIVKETGNQPVPLHLRNAPTSLMKKLGYSDGYKYAHDYDGHFVEQQYMPDELKTTRIWHAQHSPSEEKLYQQMLKCWKERYKEE from the coding sequence ATGTCGGCACCATTAGCAGAACGAATGCGTCCACGCACGCTCGAAGAGTATATCGGGCAGCAACATCTGGTGGGCGAGGGGGCAGTCTTGCGGAAGATGATAGACGCAGGACGCATATCGTCGTTCATCCTTTGGGGTCCTCCGGGAGTGGGGAAGACGACGCTTGCCCAGATTATTGCCCATCAGTTGGAGACCCCGTTCTATACGCTCAGTGCGGTGACGAGCGGCGTGAAGGACGTGCGCGACGTGATAGAGCGTGCAAAGAGTGGCAGATTCTTCAACCAGGCGTCGCCCATCTTGTTTATCGACGAAATACACCGTTTCAGCAAAAGTCAGCAGGACTCATTGCTCGGAGCAGTGGAGAAAGGGGTCGTCACGCTGATTGGTGCCACGACGGAGAATCCTTCGTTTGAGGTTATCCGCCCGCTGTTGTCGCGTTGCCAGCTGTATGTGTTGAAGTCTTTGGAGAAAGAAGACCTCATGACGTTGCTGGAGCGTGCGGTATCGACCGATGTGGAACTGAAGAAACGCCACATCGAACTGAAAGAGACCGCTGCCATGCTGCGTTATAGTGGTGGCGATGCCCGCAAGTTGCTGAATATCCTTGAACTGGTCGTTGAGTCGGCAGGCGAGGGAGATGTCGTCATAACGGATGAAATGACCGTGGAGTCATTGCAGCAGAATCCGCTGGCATACGATAAAGACGGCGAGATGCACTACGATATCATCTCTGCTTTCATCAAAAGCATTCGCGGCAGCGACCCCGATGCGGCGCTCTATTGGATGGCACGGATGATTGAGGGCGGGGAAGATCCGCAGTTCATCGCCCGGCGGTTGCTGATTAGTGCGGCGGAAGACATCGGACTTGCCAACCCGAATGCCCTCCTGCTTGCCAACGCAGCTTTCGATGCTGTCATGAAGTTGGGCTGGCCCGAAGGAAGGATACCACTCGCCGAGGCGGTTGTCTATCTGGCTGCCAGCCCGAAGAGCAACTCTGCCTATCTCGGAATTGACACCGCGCTGGGCATTGTCAAGGAAACAGGCAACCAGCCGGTTCCCCTCCATTTGCGGAATGCGCCCACATCGTTGATGAAAAAACTGGGTTATAGCGACGGTTATAAGTATGCACACGACTATGACGGACATTTCGTGGAGCAGCAGTATATGCCCGATGAGCTGAAGACAACACGCATCTGGCATGCACAGCATTCGCCGTCGGAAGAGAAACTCTACCAGCAGATGCTGAAATGCTGGAAGGAACGATATAAAGAAGAATAA
- a CDS encoding SUMF1/EgtB/PvdO family nonheme iron enzyme, with amino-acid sequence MKCCKMLFAAPMLLWLLVGCGGQPKETGVAVVDSLMSDMVVVEGGVFKEKKLVAVIDSAATRKQQPDEEGMVRLVYLRDSAGRVVRKTRTRTKPISSFLLLRHEVTQELWQAVMGNNPSFTKGKRLPVENVSLADCLDFVERLNEMTGREFRLPTRDEWMWAAHGGVKGKGFAYAGSNQADSVAWTEENSDLHTHDVGLLAANELGLYDMSGNVGEWAVKEYPEPIPSIWIRGINKVKRWLGIKPKRPSKEEIMKERRSPKPIETGKLEKESILRANQSAVVLGGTFSVKAEHMVLTPELTDSLALINMRAPAKERHIIYGLRLALTSK; translated from the coding sequence ATGAAATGTTGTAAGATGCTGTTTGCTGCCCCGATGCTTTTGTGGCTATTGGTGGGCTGTGGCGGTCAGCCGAAAGAGACAGGTGTTGCCGTGGTGGATTCGCTGATGAGCGACATGGTGGTCGTGGAGGGTGGTGTTTTTAAGGAAAAGAAGCTGGTTGCAGTGATAGATTCCGCAGCAACACGCAAGCAGCAGCCCGATGAGGAGGGCATGGTGCGCCTCGTCTATCTCCGCGATTCGGCAGGGCGTGTGGTACGCAAGACGCGTACACGCACTAAACCTATTAGTTCTTTCCTCTTGTTGCGCCATGAAGTGACGCAGGAGTTGTGGCAGGCAGTGATGGGAAACAATCCGTCGTTTACGAAAGGTAAGCGTTTGCCAGTGGAGAATGTGTCGTTGGCAGACTGTCTCGACTTTGTGGAACGGCTGAATGAGATGACAGGCAGGGAGTTTCGTCTGCCCACACGCGACGAATGGATGTGGGCAGCACACGGCGGCGTGAAAGGCAAGGGCTTCGCCTATGCCGGAAGCAATCAGGCGGACAGTGTGGCATGGACGGAAGAGAACAGCGACCTGCATACTCATGACGTGGGACTGCTTGCTGCCAACGAACTTGGACTCTACGATATGTCGGGCAACGTGGGCGAGTGGGCTGTGAAGGAATATCCTGAACCCATCCCGTCGATATGGATTCGAGGCATCAATAAGGTGAAACGGTGGCTGGGTATCAAACCCAAGAGACCTTCAAAAGAAGAAATCATGAAGGAAAGGCGCTCTCCCAAGCCCATTGAAACGGGGAAACTCGAGAAAGAAAGCATTCTCCGCGCGAATCAGTCGGCGGTGGTGCTTGGCGGCACCTTCTCCGTCAAGGCAGAACACATGGTTTTAACACCCGAACTGACAGACAGCCTTGCGCTGATAAATATGCGGGCACCTGCAAAGGAACGGCACATCATCTACGGCTTGAGATTGGCACTGACGAGCAAATAG
- a CDS encoding DUF1015 domain-containing protein — translation MAIVKPFKGIRPPKELVEKVESRPYDVLDSEEARAEAGDNEMSLYRIIKPEINFEPGTSEYDPRVYEKAAENFQMFQDKGWLKQDDKEQYYIYAQTMNGKTQYGLVVGAYVDDYMTGVIKKHELTRRDKEEDRMKHVRVNNANIEPVFFAYPDNKVLNDLIMRYAATEPEYDFIAPIDGFGHKLWIISDENDIKTVTEEFRKMPALYIADGHHRSAAAALVGAEKAKQNPNHKGDEEYNYFMAVCFQASQLTILDYNRVVKDLNGLTSEQFIEALKKNFTVEDMGTGIYKPAKLHEFSLYLDQHWYRLEAKEGTYDNNDPIGVLDVDISSRLILDEILQIGDLRSSKRIDFVGGLRGLEELKRRVDSGEMRAALALYPVSMQQIMDIADSGKIMPPKATWFEPKLRSGLIIHKLD, via the coding sequence ATGGCAATCGTAAAACCATTCAAGGGCATCCGCCCTCCGAAAGAGTTAGTGGAGAAGGTCGAGAGCCGTCCTTACGACGTCCTCGACAGTGAAGAGGCACGCGCCGAAGCTGGCGACAACGAGATGAGCCTCTACCGTATTATCAAACCCGAAATCAACTTCGAGCCGGGCACGAGCGAGTATGATCCGCGCGTCTATGAAAAGGCAGCTGAGAACTTCCAGATGTTCCAGGACAAAGGCTGGTTGAAGCAGGACGACAAGGAGCAGTATTACATCTACGCTCAGACCATGAACGGAAAGACACAGTATGGACTCGTGGTAGGCGCATACGTGGACGACTATATGACAGGCGTCATCAAGAAACATGAGCTGACCCGTCGCGACAAAGAGGAAGACCGCATGAAGCACGTGCGTGTGAACAATGCCAACATCGAGCCGGTGTTCTTCGCTTATCCCGACAACAAGGTGCTCAACGACCTGATTATGCGCTATGCTGCCACCGAACCGGAATACGACTTTATCGCACCTATCGATGGCTTCGGACACAAACTTTGGATTATCTCCGACGAGAACGACATCAAGACCGTGACTGAAGAGTTCCGCAAGATGCCTGCACTCTACATTGCCGACGGACACCATCGCTCGGCTGCTGCAGCACTCGTCGGCGCAGAGAAGGCAAAGCAGAACCCCAACCACAAGGGAGACGAGGAGTACAACTACTTCATGGCAGTATGTTTCCAGGCAAGCCAACTCACCATTCTCGACTACAACCGCGTGGTGAAAGACCTGAACGGACTCACCAGCGAGCAGTTTATCGAAGCCCTGAAGAAGAACTTCACCGTAGAAGACATGGGTACGGGAATCTACAAGCCCGCTAAGTTGCACGAGTTCTCACTCTATCTCGACCAGCATTGGTATCGCCTCGAAGCGAAAGAAGGAACTTATGACAACAACGACCCCATCGGCGTGCTCGATGTGGATATCTCTTCAAGACTCATCCTCGATGAGATTCTCCAGATTGGCGACCTCCGCTCCAGCAAGCGCATCGACTTTGTAGGCGGTCTGCGCGGACTTGAGGAACTGAAACGCCGTGTGGATAGCGGTGAGATGCGCGCAGCACTCGCACTCTATCCGGTCAGCATGCAGCAGATTATGGACATCGCCGACAGCGGAAAAATCATGCCGCCGAAGGCAACTTGGTTCGAGCCGAAACTGCGCAGCGGACTGATTATCCATAAATTGGACTAA
- a CDS encoding BamA/TamA family outer membrane protein — translation MIRKKGCRLGVVIGCCLLVMAFVSSCSSTKFVPENEYLLEKVEVKSDVKGFDASALLPYVRQRANSRWFSLFKVPLGTYSLAGRDSLKWINRTLKNLGEEPVIFDSAQARISCEILTSALKNMGYMNSRVSLSTHVRGKKLKAVYMLHPGEPYFIHSVSYDIQDDSIAALLSSEKDFSYELKAGVPFTVNRLDQERQRITSYLSDRGYYHFHKDFIHFDADTVRGSRLIDLTLRLLKYKANDDEEETLHPRYHVRNVTFQSSDGDALKIRKGVLENSTAIESGKPFSTSALQKTYNNFSRLNAIRYTNVRFTELPDTTLLDCQIQLSTGKRRSIIFQPEGTNTAGDLGAAVSLTYEDRNLFKGSEMWSVQLRGAFEAITGLEGYKNEDYEEYGLETKLTFPRFVAPFLSRSFRRNINATSEVSLSYNLQNRPEFHRRVFSAGWRYRWGEPHHHTTYKLDLLDMNYIYMPWISETFKHEYLDSVSSRNAILRYNYEDLFIMKIGFGLSYNNGVRALKANFETAGNLLNLSSNLFSFKKNTDGQYTLFNIAYAQYVKVDFDYTRMFQFDTHNSLVLHGGIGVAYPYGNSKILPFEKRYFSGGANSVRGWGVRRLGPGTYRRTNGGIDFINQTGDIKLDLNVEYRTFLFWKINGALFIDAGNIWTIRKYDEQPGGEFRFDKFYKQIAVSYGLGLRLNFDYFILRFDAGMKAINPAYENSREHYPLLHPKWSRDFTFHFAVGLPF, via the coding sequence ATGATAAGGAAGAAAGGCTGTCGCTTAGGAGTGGTTATCGGTTGCTGTCTGCTGGTAATGGCTTTCGTGTCTTCCTGCTCGTCAACAAAGTTTGTTCCCGAAAACGAATATCTGCTGGAGAAGGTCGAAGTCAAGTCCGACGTGAAGGGATTTGACGCTTCGGCATTGCTCCCCTATGTGCGTCAGCGTGCCAACTCGCGCTGGTTCTCGCTGTTCAAAGTGCCGTTGGGAACCTATTCCCTCGCCGGACGCGACTCGTTGAAATGGATTAACCGCACGCTCAAGAATTTGGGTGAAGAACCCGTGATTTTCGATTCGGCACAGGCACGCATCTCCTGCGAAATCCTGACATCGGCGTTGAAGAACATGGGTTATATGAACTCCCGCGTGAGTCTGAGTACTCACGTAAGAGGGAAGAAGTTGAAGGCGGTATATATGCTGCATCCGGGAGAACCCTATTTCATCCATAGCGTCAGTTACGACATTCAGGACGACAGCATTGCAGCCCTGCTGTCATCGGAGAAAGATTTCTCTTATGAGTTGAAGGCAGGGGTGCCCTTTACCGTGAACCGCCTGGACCAGGAGCGACAGCGGATAACGTCTTATCTGTCGGACCGTGGCTATTACCACTTCCATAAAGACTTCATCCATTTCGATGCCGACACCGTGCGGGGCAGCCGGTTGATAGACCTGACACTGCGATTGTTGAAATACAAAGCCAACGATGATGAAGAAGAAACGCTTCATCCGCGTTATCATGTGCGTAACGTGACGTTTCAGAGTTCCGACGGTGATGCACTTAAAATCAGGAAAGGCGTATTGGAGAACAGTACGGCGATAGAGTCGGGGAAACCATTCAGCACGTCTGCTCTGCAAAAGACCTACAACAATTTCTCCCGTCTGAATGCCATCAGATATACGAATGTGAGGTTCACGGAACTTCCTGACACGACGCTGCTGGACTGCCAGATACAGCTGAGCACGGGGAAGCGCCGCTCAATCATATTCCAGCCGGAAGGGACGAATACGGCAGGAGATTTAGGTGCTGCTGTCTCGTTGACCTACGAGGACAGGAACCTGTTCAAGGGGTCGGAGATGTGGAGTGTGCAGCTGCGCGGTGCCTTTGAGGCTATTACCGGGTTGGAAGGCTATAAAAATGAGGATTATGAAGAGTATGGGTTGGAAACAAAGTTGACCTTCCCACGTTTTGTGGCTCCCTTCCTCTCTCGCAGCTTCCGCCGTAACATCAATGCCACATCGGAAGTGTCGCTCAGCTACAATCTTCAGAACCGTCCAGAGTTCCATCGACGGGTCTTTTCCGCCGGATGGCGCTATCGGTGGGGAGAGCCCCATCATCACACGACCTATAAGCTGGATCTGCTGGATATGAACTATATCTATATGCCGTGGATTTCCGAGACATTCAAGCATGAGTATCTGGACAGCGTGAGCAGTAGGAACGCCATATTGCGCTATAATTATGAGGACCTGTTCATCATGAAGATAGGTTTCGGCTTGTCCTACAATAATGGCGTACGCGCCTTGAAAGCCAATTTCGAAACGGCAGGCAACCTGCTGAACCTCTCTTCAAACCTGTTCTCCTTCAAAAAAAATACCGACGGGCAGTACACATTATTTAATATAGCTTATGCGCAATATGTGAAAGTCGATTTTGATTATACCCGCATGTTTCAGTTCGATACCCACAATTCACTCGTCCTGCATGGAGGTATAGGTGTGGCATATCCTTACGGTAACAGTAAGATTCTGCCTTTTGAGAAGCGCTACTTCTCAGGCGGTGCCAACTCTGTCCGTGGCTGGGGAGTAAGGCGCTTGGGACCGGGAACATACCGACGCACCAACGGAGGAATAGATTTTATCAATCAGACGGGCGACATCAAATTGGATTTGAACGTGGAATACCGTACTTTCCTCTTCTGGAAAATCAACGGGGCGTTGTTTATTGATGCGGGTAACATCTGGACCATACGGAAATACGACGAGCAACCAGGCGGAGAATTCCGTTTCGACAAGTTCTATAAACAGATTGCTGTATCATACGGATTGGGATTGCGGTTGAACTTTGACTATTTCATCCTGCGTTTCGATGCGGGCATGAAGGCGATAAATCCTGCGTATGAGAATTCTCGCGAGCACTATCCGCTCTTACATCCGAAATGGAGCCGCGACTTCACTTTCCACTTTGCGGTAGGCCTTCCATTCTGA
- a CDS encoding glycoside hydrolase family 5 protein, which translates to MNKRIFTIICLLITVITLHAQEFETATEAVKNMKVGWNLGNTFDSHKIGVTGVTETETQNGQAVTTPELMEMMKMAGFNAIRVPVTWYPHLDASGNIDPAWMARIREVVDYVINQGMYCIINVHHDTGKTGKSDENKGWLRAKRENYLKNKERFEMIWQQIATEFKDYNHLLLFEGYNEMLDTLDSFNYASYKTDKRINITNEQGDVVAQIPYDADVAQSAYDAVNAYAKSFVETVRATGGNNAHRNLIVSTYAAADARSQGTYNKEPFVKMQKPEDSNHIAFEIHTYPPIVDDTLRSMEYIARQIDYMVSNIDTFFVQRYNAPVIIGEWGTSNVDAGSGKTDYDLHRDYMFNFVDYFVQKMKENDIATFYWMGLSDKTNRSLPVFNQADLAEKILKAYYGEDYEPNLISQNDYHKEYQVNFAKQYAEINLAEDANGLETNYKAIRLVLAEAPASNKELRIRAIKPDNTHGDYNYVRSTDEILNFSTVSQSPINKINLKWRSDGSLTINIKHVYLIKHDGSTVEVVPKTISGGNSTIQATTNSIPNYIKAKISDLKYSTLYYGDKNLVVPPYVTATAYSVDGKKLQPVKTYESKDVIPAGIGVVLTSENGNTYKFSISDEMGEPATGNLLCGSDEAQTTTGGDRYYMLSLNADSDPSSVGFYYAKANGAAFTNGAHKAYLALSAAQAKAFSYPFNETDGIETITNEHHKTTNGIWYTIDGKRLSGQPTQKGVYIVDGKKMIIK; encoded by the coding sequence ATGAACAAACGCATATTTACAATCATCTGCCTGTTGATTACAGTCATCACGCTCCATGCCCAGGAGTTTGAAACAGCAACGGAGGCTGTCAAGAACATGAAGGTGGGATGGAACTTGGGAAACACGTTTGATTCGCACAAGATTGGTGTGACAGGAGTGACGGAAACAGAAACACAGAACGGTCAGGCTGTCACCACACCCGAGTTGATGGAAATGATGAAAATGGCAGGCTTCAATGCCATCCGCGTTCCCGTGACCTGGTATCCGCATCTCGATGCTTCCGGCAACATCGACCCAGCATGGATGGCGCGCATTCGTGAGGTGGTGGATTATGTCATCAATCAAGGCATGTACTGCATCATCAACGTGCATCATGATACGGGAAAGACAGGCAAATCTGACGAAAACAAAGGATGGCTGCGGGCAAAAAGAGAAAACTATTTGAAAAACAAAGAGCGCTTTGAGATGATATGGCAACAGATAGCGACAGAGTTTAAGGACTATAACCACCTGCTACTTTTTGAGGGATATAACGAAATGCTCGACACGCTGGATTCATTTAATTATGCATCATATAAAACTGACAAACGGATAAATATCACAAATGAACAAGGAGATGTTGTAGCACAAATCCCGTATGACGCAGACGTAGCCCAATCGGCTTATGATGCCGTAAACGCTTATGCGAAAAGTTTTGTTGAGACGGTAAGGGCTACCGGGGGGAACAATGCTCATCGAAACCTGATTGTCAGCACTTATGCTGCAGCCGACGCACGCAGCCAAGGTACTTATAACAAAGAGCCGTTTGTTAAGATGCAGAAACCGGAGGACAGCAATCATATCGCTTTTGAAATCCACACATACCCTCCCATTGTCGATGACACACTCCGCTCTATGGAGTATATTGCAAGACAAATTGACTACATGGTTTCAAACATTGATACGTTTTTTGTACAAAGATATAACGCTCCTGTCATTATCGGTGAATGGGGAACTTCAAACGTGGATGCCGGATCGGGAAAAACCGACTACGATTTACATCGAGATTATATGTTCAATTTCGTGGACTACTTTGTCCAGAAGATGAAAGAGAATGACATTGCCACATTCTACTGGATGGGACTTTCCGACAAGACAAACCGCAGCCTGCCCGTATTCAACCAAGCAGATCTTGCCGAAAAAATCCTCAAAGCTTATTATGGCGAGGATTATGAACCTAACCTGATTTCACAAAATGATTATCATAAAGAATATCAAGTTAATTTCGCAAAACAATATGCAGAAATCAACTTAGCAGAAGATGCTAATGGACTTGAGACTAACTACAAGGCGATTAGATTAGTTTTGGCGGAAGCTCCTGCCAGCAATAAAGAATTACGAATAAGAGCTATAAAGCCAGATAATACACATGGTGATTACAATTATGTCAGATCTACTGATGAGATATTGAACTTCAGTACGGTTTCACAATCTCCTATCAATAAAATCAATCTAAAATGGAGAAGTGATGGTAGCTTAACGATAAATATCAAACATGTTTATCTCATTAAACATGATGGTTCAACAGTTGAAGTTGTTCCAAAAACTATTAGCGGAGGTAATTCCACAATTCAAGCAACTACCAACTCTATCCCCAACTACATCAAAGCGAAAATCTCTGACCTAAAATATTCTACCCTTTATTATGGGGATAAGAATTTGGTCGTTCCGCCATACGTAACGGCTACGGCATATTCGGTGGATGGAAAGAAGTTGCAGCCTGTAAAGACCTATGAAAGTAAGGATGTGATTCCCGCAGGAATAGGTGTGGTACTTACAAGCGAAAATGGAAACACCTACAAGTTCAGTATATCTGACGAAATGGGTGAACCAGCAACGGGCAATCTGTTGTGCGGTTCGGACGAAGCACAAACGACGACTGGTGGCGACCGCTACTATATGCTGTCGTTGAATGCCGACAGCGATCCGAGTTCTGTAGGATTCTACTATGCGAAAGCCAATGGCGCGGCATTTACCAACGGTGCCCATAAAGCCTATCTTGCGCTCTCTGCCGCACAGGCGAAAGCATTCAGCTATCCGTTCAACGAGACTGATGGCATAGAAACCATCACGAACGAACATCATAAGACCACAAACGGTATATGGTACACCATTGACGGCAAGCGTCTCAGCGGACAACCAACCCAAAAAGGTGTCTATATCGTTGATGGGAAAAAGATGATCATTAAGTAG